The following coding sequences are from one Gossypium hirsutum isolate 1008001.06 chromosome A12, Gossypium_hirsutum_v2.1, whole genome shotgun sequence window:
- the LOC107940187 gene encoding DNA-directed RNA polymerases I and III subunit RPAC2-like, translated as MEHGFFTDNSAATFSLTDEDHTIANAVRFTLNQDPRVTFCGYSIPHPSEARVNIRVQTTGGAVFDASQYAFFGNDVLEEVELGGLDDEDEDLPAAGLDEEEFLFDQEEKF; from the exons ATGGAACACGGGTTTTTCACTGATAATAGTGCTGCCACTTTTTCTTTAACTGATGAGGATCATACCATAGCTAACGCTGTTAGATTCACTTTGAATCAAGA CCCAAGGGTTACATTCTGTGGCTACAGTATTCCTCATCCTTCAGAGGCTCGAGTTAATATTAGAGTTCAAACCACTG GAGGTGCAGTATTTGATGCATCACAATATGCATTTTTTGGAAACGATGTTCTCGAGGAAGTTGAATTGGGGGGGCTAGATGATGAGGATGAGGATTTACCTGCAGCTGGACTTGATGAAGAGGAGTTTTTGTTTGATCAAGAGGAG AAGTTTTAG
- the LOC107937889 gene encoding uncharacterized protein, whose translation MEMVAPVPAVDFNFDSACSSPYMTAPSSPQRFGNFLFSAPSSPTHVSSLYPFQWEEKRKSNHDDDDGGHGCDEDFEFNFSGHLEIPSLSAADELFDGGKIRPLKPPPCYDEPFSSAVSSPKSKRQHGQNDIQFGSQQRGRERTSAAASSSSSTSSACNYVHKKSRSLSPLRVSDIMFEQEETSSNSQKNNESSTANNPKSSYVSSLLSSISFSKVNKKWKLKDLLLFRSASEGRATSKDPLRKYALLTRKEAEEEVKNASFRSTDSMGSVSSSRRRGRVSAHELHYTANRAVSEEMKRKTFLPYKQGLLGCLGFNPGMHEISRGIGSLTRGSS comes from the coding sequence ATGGAAATGGTAGCGCCAGTCCCCGCAGTGGATTTCAACTTCGATAGCGCCTGTTCATCTCCATACATGACTGCTCCTTCAAGTCCTCAACGCTTCGGCAATTTCCTCTTCAGTGCTCCATCCAGTCCCACTCATGTTTCTTCTTTGTATCCTTTTCAATGGGAGGAAAAGCGTAAGAGCAaccatgatgatgatgatggcgGCCATGGTTGTGATGAGGATTTCGAGTTCAACTTCAGTGGGCATTTAGAAATACCTTCTTTGTCTGCAGCCGATGAGCTCTTCGATGGCGGAAAGATTCGACCTTTGAAACCCCCGCCTTGTTATGATGAACCTTTCTCAAGTGCCGTTTCTTCTCCTAAATCAAAGCGACAACATGGTCAAAACGACATACAGTTTGGATCACAACAACGCGGGAGAGAAAGAACCTCTGCTGCtgcatcttcttcatcttcaacGTCTTCAGCCTGCAACTATGTTCATAAGAAAAGCAGATCATTGTCTCCGTTAAGGGTATCTGACATCATGTTCGAGCAAGAAGAGACATCATCAAATTCCCAGAAAAACAATGAATCTTCCACGGCAAACAATCCAAAATCTTCTTATGTTTCTTCCCTCCTGTCATCCATTTCGTTCTCAAAAGTCAACAAAAAATGGAAGTTGAAAGACCTATTACTGTTCCGGAGTGCATCAGAAGGGAGGGCAACGAGTAAAGATCCCCTTAGGAAATATGCTCTTTTGACAAGGAAAGAGGCGGAGGAGGAGGTTAAAAACGCCAGCTTCCGCTCCACTGATAGCATGGGTTCGGTGTCGAGTTCGAGGCGGAGAGGACGGGTTTCGGCTCACGAATTGCATTACACGGCGAACCGGGCCGTGTCGGAGGAGATGAAGAGGAAGACCTTTTTACCTTACAAGCAAGGCCTCCTTGGATGCTTGGGTTTCAATCCAGGAATGCATGAGATTTCCAGGGGCATTGGGTCATTGACACGTGGATCATCTTGA